One Symbiobacterium terraclitae DNA window includes the following coding sequences:
- the liaF gene encoding cell wall-active antibiotics response protein LiaF, producing the protein MRHRGILVLFVILLFWLCAALIRLDPVRTGAGLLLVWGGYRLLRAAPEGAHLPSGGWTLFGTVQRMRDQYVLEGFALACGVADVKMDLARAIVPEGEHVITVRAVLGDVSLYLPDDLPVDVVASVGAGSLHVPGQSLRGIGRRGVYSAEGVGNPDARLRIVVALGAGDVDVRRI; encoded by the coding sequence TTGCGGCACCGAGGGATCCTTGTCCTGTTCGTCATTCTGCTGTTCTGGCTGTGCGCGGCCCTGATCCGGCTGGATCCCGTCCGCACCGGAGCCGGCCTGCTCCTGGTCTGGGGGGGCTACCGGCTCCTCCGCGCGGCCCCGGAGGGCGCTCACCTTCCGTCCGGAGGCTGGACCCTCTTCGGCACCGTCCAGCGCATGCGCGACCAGTACGTGCTGGAGGGCTTCGCCCTCGCCTGCGGCGTGGCCGACGTGAAGATGGACCTCGCCCGGGCCATCGTGCCGGAGGGGGAGCACGTCATCACCGTGCGTGCGGTGCTGGGGGACGTGTCCCTCTACCTGCCCGACGACCTGCCGGTGGACGTGGTGGCCTCGGTGGGCGCCGGCTCGCTGCACGTGCCCGGCCAGAGTCTGAGGGGCATCGGCCGCCGGGGAGTCTACTCCGCGGAGGGGGTCGGTAACCCGGACGCGCGGCTGCGGATTGTCGTCGCCCTCGGCGCCGGGGACGTGGACGTGAGGCGGATATGA
- a CDS encoding aspartate/glutamate racemase family protein, whose amino-acid sequence MKTIGLIGGMSWESTLEYYRLINQGIRARLGGLHSAHILMESYDFATIADLQHAGRWDQTAAILAGSARRLEAAGADLLLICTNTMHKVADQVQDSVHIPLLHIADPTGDALRQSGISRVGLLGTAFTMEDGFMHERLAARFGLEVLVPEAEDRRTVHRIIYDELCQGLTRESSRAAYREVMARLVDRGAQGIVFGCTEIGLLVGPEDATVPVFDTTRLHCEGAIAAALAG is encoded by the coding sequence ATGAAGACCATCGGTCTGATCGGGGGCATGAGTTGGGAATCGACGCTGGAGTACTACCGGCTGATCAACCAGGGCATCCGGGCGCGCTTGGGTGGGCTGCACTCCGCCCACATCTTGATGGAGAGCTACGACTTCGCAACCATCGCCGACCTGCAGCACGCGGGCCGCTGGGACCAGACGGCAGCCATCCTGGCCGGCTCGGCGCGCAGGCTGGAGGCAGCCGGCGCGGATCTGCTCCTGATCTGCACCAACACCATGCACAAGGTAGCCGATCAGGTGCAGGACTCCGTTCACATCCCGCTCCTGCACATCGCTGACCCGACCGGGGACGCGCTGCGGCAGTCGGGCATCAGCCGGGTGGGGTTGCTGGGCACCGCATTCACCATGGAGGACGGGTTCATGCACGAGCGCCTGGCGGCACGCTTCGGCCTCGAGGTCCTGGTGCCAGAGGCGGAGGACCGCCGGACGGTTCATCGCATCATCTACGACGAGCTGTGCCAGGGGCTGACCCGGGAGTCCTCCCGGGCTGCCTATCGTGAGGTGATGGCCAGGCTGGTGGACCGGGGCGCGCAGGGCATCGTCTTCGGCTGCACCGAGATTGGGTTGTTGGTGGGGCCGGAGGATGCGACCGTGCCGGTCTTCGACACCACGCGCCTACACTGTGAGGGGGCCATCGCGGCGGCGCTGGCCGGGTAG
- a CDS encoding DUF4097 family beta strand repeat-containing protein: MIRKGGVTLRRTIGAIMLLLGVLLIGQAVADSAVGDWLLASPSPSSSIPISDIDRVFITSGSGEVRIHVEDRQDLAVSMQGPGADRAALRLDRRGSELRIRAARPWWTWPPWSDQAVLEVRLPGAFDGALGTQVRSGALVISGPPVGGTSLRALELELRSGWVELTDLAAGALSLTVRSGQLSAEGVTAGEARLHQASGAVRLDRFSGPLEAQLSSGNLSVDFASLPGPVRVDQSSGRLLLDLPAGAGFELDVRVRSGSFESDLPAAPSTGDVRSGMVATYGGGGPRVQIRANSGSVSLRSHAPVER; encoded by the coding sequence ATGATAAGGAAAGGGGGGGTCACCCTGCGGCGGACGATCGGCGCCATCATGCTCCTGCTGGGCGTGCTCCTCATCGGCCAGGCCGTGGCCGACAGCGCCGTGGGCGACTGGCTGCTGGCCAGCCCCTCGCCCTCGTCCAGCATCCCCATCTCCGATATCGACCGGGTGTTCATCACATCCGGGAGCGGTGAGGTCCGCATCCACGTCGAGGACCGGCAGGACCTGGCCGTGTCGATGCAGGGCCCGGGCGCCGACCGGGCTGCCCTGCGGCTCGATCGCAGGGGGAGCGAACTGCGCATCCGCGCCGCCCGTCCCTGGTGGACGTGGCCGCCCTGGTCCGACCAGGCCGTCCTGGAGGTGCGCCTTCCCGGCGCGTTCGACGGAGCCCTTGGCACGCAGGTCCGTTCCGGCGCGCTGGTGATCAGCGGACCGCCCGTCGGCGGTACCTCGCTCAGGGCGCTGGAACTGGAGCTTCGCTCCGGGTGGGTCGAACTGACCGACCTCGCCGCGGGCGCGCTCAGCCTCACGGTCCGGTCCGGCCAGCTCTCCGCCGAGGGGGTCACGGCCGGCGAGGCCCGGCTCCACCAGGCTTCCGGCGCAGTCCGCCTCGACCGGTTCTCCGGGCCCCTGGAGGCGCAGCTCTCCTCCGGCAACCTGTCGGTTGACTTCGCCAGCCTCCCCGGACCGGTGCGGGTCGACCAGTCCTCGGGCCGCCTGCTCCTGGACCTGCCCGCGGGCGCCGGGTTCGAACTGGACGTGCGCGTGCGGAGCGGCAGCTTCGAGAGCGACCTGCCTGCAGCACCCTCGACCGGCGACGTGCGCTCGGGCATGGTGGCCACGTACGGAGGCGGAGGGCCGCGAGTGCAGATCCGGGCCAACAGCGGTTCGGTCTCGCTGCGCAGCCATGCTCCCGTGGAGCGATAG
- a CDS encoding DUF6220 domain-containing protein produces MTELLKRVRLLARIGYILAAWGLVALIAVQVFHAGHAVLVSPGDWRAHRTLGEMFSIPILPMVVLSVVGWMPIRFTGTSLALFSLYALQFLLVYQPFEGMPWLAALHPVNALALFALAAGAARGAWRLVVAEWDGGAPVRRAILAASVAAVVAASVSAGVQAGNWTWAEAGGAVASLADAGEDDVPERYRTMTSPFPGAIGSGEGVNAGPSDHTESRRHESAVAAGRQLAEQRCAGCHGADFRGRQLGAVRSADLVQSAGARSEQFLMWAISEGSQRGMPAHSHLPEEQRWQLVAFLKSLKP; encoded by the coding sequence ATGACAGAGCTGCTGAAGCGTGTCCGGCTTCTGGCCAGGATCGGTTACATCCTCGCCGCCTGGGGGCTGGTGGCCCTGATCGCCGTCCAGGTGTTTCACGCTGGCCACGCGGTCCTCGTGAGCCCCGGCGACTGGCGCGCCCACAGGACCCTGGGCGAGATGTTCTCGATACCCATCCTGCCCATGGTCGTGCTCTCGGTCGTGGGGTGGATGCCCATCCGCTTCACCGGTACGAGCCTTGCACTCTTCAGCCTGTATGCACTTCAGTTCCTGCTGGTCTACCAACCTTTTGAGGGGATGCCGTGGCTGGCGGCACTGCACCCGGTCAACGCGCTGGCGCTGTTCGCCCTTGCGGCCGGCGCCGCACGGGGCGCCTGGCGGTTGGTGGTAGCGGAGTGGGACGGCGGCGCACCTGTGCGCAGGGCCATACTTGCCGCCTCCGTCGCTGCGGTCGTTGCGGCGTCGGTGTCGGCGGGTGTGCAGGCCGGCAACTGGACGTGGGCGGAAGCGGGCGGCGCAGTCGCCTCGCTGGCCGACGCCGGCGAGGACGACGTCCCTGAACGCTACCGGACCATGACGTCCCCCTTCCCCGGGGCCATCGGCTCGGGTGAGGGGGTGAACGCCGGCCCGAGCGATCACACCGAGTCCAGGCGACATGAGTCTGCGGTCGCAGCGGGGCGGCAGCTGGCCGAGCAGCGCTGCGCCGGTTGCCACGGCGCAGACTTCCGTGGGCGGCAGCTGGGCGCCGTCAGGTCGGCGGACCTGGTCCAATCTGCCGGGGCCCGCAGCGAGCAGTTCCTGATGTGGGCCATCTCCGAGGGTTCGCAACGGGGGATGCCCGCACACTCGCACCTGCCGGAGGAGCAGCGGTGGCAGTTGGTGGCGTTTCTCAAGAGCCTGAAACCGTAA
- a CDS encoding DUF5957 family protein, which produces MKVIGMALLGLIGGFIGGIMLTEIVAVMAVLLLGQQPWLRFLKYSPIWIAVLCAVAVVISYNRTRAKSVAGGRSDV; this is translated from the coding sequence ATGAAGGTGATTGGAATGGCCCTGCTGGGCCTGATCGGAGGGTTCATCGGCGGGATCATGCTCACGGAGATCGTCGCCGTCATGGCCGTGTTGCTGCTCGGGCAGCAGCCCTGGCTCCGGTTCCTCAAGTACTCGCCCATCTGGATCGCCGTGCTCTGCGCCGTGGCTGTGGTCATCTCCTACAACCGGACCAGGGCGAAGAGCGTGGCGGGCGGGCGGTCCGATGTCTAG
- a CDS encoding HAMP domain-containing sensor histidine kinase, whose protein sequence is MNRLINMQWRLTLFGAAVAAGAAALALVIVAGAFELDLPTLLAVRWLGTPVLPLGLGAALALGLLAGYWIGNRTKRRLERIIAAILQFERGHLSHRLPPLGEDEIGLVATHLNEMARRVERQVASLQRLTAQQAGWQEQVRRAAVAEERQRLARELHDSVSQQLFAISMLTSAVVEQVPDDGGPLRRQLKAVEEMAARAQDEMRALLLHLRPAVLEGKGLKEGLDDLLRALQERQSLQIRWAVDDLPPLPKGIEDHLFRIAQEGLSNVLRHARARTVTLRVHAGDRQIRLKIVDDGVGFVPEEAKGSSYGLQSIHERASEIGGAVEVVSVPGRGTQLTVTVPIVDQGERAE, encoded by the coding sequence ATGAACCGGTTGATCAACATGCAGTGGCGCCTCACCCTCTTCGGGGCGGCGGTGGCGGCAGGTGCCGCCGCACTGGCGCTGGTGATCGTCGCCGGGGCCTTCGAGCTGGACCTCCCGACGCTGCTCGCCGTGCGCTGGCTCGGGACCCCGGTGCTGCCGCTGGGCCTGGGCGCCGCCCTGGCGCTGGGCCTGCTCGCCGGCTACTGGATCGGCAACCGGACCAAGCGGCGGCTGGAGCGGATCATCGCCGCGATCCTCCAGTTCGAGCGGGGCCACCTGTCGCACCGGCTTCCCCCGCTGGGCGAGGACGAGATCGGACTTGTCGCCACCCACCTGAACGAGATGGCCCGGCGGGTGGAGCGGCAGGTCGCCTCGCTGCAGCGGCTGACGGCGCAGCAGGCGGGGTGGCAGGAGCAGGTGCGGCGGGCGGCGGTGGCCGAGGAGCGGCAGCGGCTCGCCCGGGAGCTGCACGATTCGGTCAGCCAGCAGCTCTTCGCCATCTCCATGCTGACCTCGGCCGTCGTGGAGCAGGTGCCGGACGACGGCGGGCCCCTGCGGCGACAGCTGAAGGCCGTCGAGGAGATGGCGGCCCGTGCGCAGGACGAGATGCGCGCCCTGCTGCTGCACCTGCGGCCCGCGGTGCTGGAGGGCAAGGGGCTCAAGGAGGGGCTGGACGACCTGCTGCGCGCCCTGCAGGAGCGGCAGTCGCTGCAGATTCGCTGGGCGGTCGACGACCTGCCCCCGCTGCCGAAGGGGATCGAGGATCACCTGTTCCGCATCGCGCAGGAGGGGCTGTCCAACGTCCTGCGCCATGCCCGCGCCAGGACGGTCACGCTCCGTGTCCACGCCGGCGATCGCCAGATCCGCCTGAAGATCGTGGACGACGGCGTCGGGTTTGTCCCCGAGGAGGCGAAGGGCTCGTCCTACGGGCTGCAGTCCATTCACGAGCGGGCCAGCGAGATCGGCGGAGCGGTCGAGGTGGTCTCCGTGCCCGGCCGGGGTACGCAGCTGACGGTGACGGTTCCGATTGTGGATCAGGGGGAGCGAGCGGAATGA
- a CDS encoding response regulator, which yields MIRVLLVDDHEMVRMGLSAFLQTQPDIEVVGEAADGAEGLRKALETRPDVILMDLVMEGMDGVQATREIHRALPEARIIVLTSFLDDDKVLPVLEAGALSYLLKTARAQEIAAAVRAAARGEPVLDSRVTGKVLTRIRRAETPPPHEALTPREREILGLIAQGRTNQEIADQLFITVKTVKTHITQILAKLGVDDRTQAAVYAHRNGLV from the coding sequence ATGATTCGTGTCTTGCTGGTGGACGACCACGAGATGGTGCGGATGGGGCTCTCGGCCTTCCTGCAGACCCAGCCGGACATCGAGGTGGTGGGCGAGGCGGCGGACGGCGCCGAGGGCCTGCGCAAGGCGCTGGAGACGCGCCCGGACGTGATCCTGATGGATCTGGTGATGGAGGGAATGGACGGCGTACAGGCGACCCGGGAGATCCACCGGGCGCTGCCGGAGGCGCGCATCATCGTCCTCACCAGCTTCCTGGACGACGACAAGGTCCTGCCGGTTCTCGAGGCCGGTGCCCTCAGTTACCTGCTGAAGACCGCCCGGGCGCAGGAGATCGCCGCAGCCGTCCGGGCCGCCGCCCGCGGCGAGCCTGTGCTGGACAGCCGCGTCACCGGCAAGGTGCTCACCCGCATCCGGCGAGCCGAGACCCCGCCGCCCCACGAGGCGCTCACCCCCCGGGAGCGGGAGATCCTCGGGCTGATCGCCCAGGGGCGGACGAACCAGGAGATCGCCGATCAGCTCTTCATCACCGTGAAGACGGTCAAGACGCACATCACGCAGATCCTGGCCAAGCTGGGCGTTGATGACCGCACGCAGGCCGCGGTCTACGCCCATCGCAACGGGCTGGTCTGA